In the Candidatus Thorarchaeota archaeon genome, ATTGGCGGAATCAACTTGGGCACCATCCCGCCCATCCCACCAGGTGAGTCACTGACCAGCGTCCTTGGAATCCCACTCGTTCAGAGCGCCATCACTGACCTCATACCCCTGATTGCAGGGGGTGGAGGAGGTGGCATGCCTGACCTGCAGTCGATAATAATGCCATTCGTGATCTATCTCTTGGTGCCCGTGATAGTCATCACTGTCACTGCCATCATTGGTAGCATCATACGGCCAAAGGAGAAATGAGAGATGAGAGACTACAAGCACGCATTTGGAATCATACTGCTCCTCTGCCTCGGTCTTGCACCGGCAGTGGCTGCACTGACAAGTAGCAGTTTCATCCCTGCTCAAGAAATGAATCCCGAAGACATCCTGGAACAGCTCCTGATGCAGGGCGCAGAGGCCGCATTTGTCGCCTTGGGTCCTGACGGAGTCCCTGTCGTGATGTACGGCCAGATGGGATTCCTCGGTCAGGAGTTGGATCTTGACAACCCGATATACGATGGTTGTGTCGTGATGGCACTTGCCTCGACCCACGGAGAACTCGTCCAGTACGTCTTTGACATGATTGGTCTCTCTGGGGGCGAAGGCGGGCTGATGTATGGCCTGTCGAACCAGTACCTGCCTGCACAGGAAGGCTTCAACCCTGGAAGCATCTTCGACATGATTGGCACCGAGTTCAATCTTCTTGCTACGGCCTTTGTCAATGTTCAAGAGGGCGTAGCAGCTGGCAGAATGTCTCAGATTCTGACGCTTCTGGCAACACAATTCCAGTTCTCATTCGCTGATCTCCTGATCCTACGAATCGATGAGAACAGCGTTCCGCCCGAGATGTTGCCGTTGCCATTCGACTCCATTGACATCTTCCTCTACTCCGTGACCAACTCGTTCCAGTCCGCTGTGAACGCCGTGTTCCAGGTGATGCGCGATGGCAGCTTCGCAGATGGCATCAACAAGGACCTGATAGTCAACGCAAGGGCATCTGCAGCAGGTCTTCTGGCTGTCCCCGATGTGAAACTCCTCATCGATCTGGTTGAGTCGATTGGCGGAGGAGGATCAACGCCTCCCCCCATGAGTCTGACTGAACAGCCCTTCTCTTCGTTCTTCACATCCCAGTTGCCCAACGTCACCGAGCCGATAGTGATTGCGGCGGCGGGGTACGTCGGAGAACAGGTGGTGTCGTCGGAGAGCACAAGTCTAGGCATGGCCAGTCTGTTCGGCACGGCATCGTTCACTCCTCTGAGCGGAGCCATATCGATAGCCCTCATGCTCCTGCCTCAGAACGTCAACGTCACCTCTATCACGCCGTATGCAGAAAACTACTCATTCTACGACAACGAGTCTGGGATGGTGTTGTGGAATGCCACTAACTTCGGAGCTCAGTCGGACTACGTCGTCCACTTCCAGTCTGATGACTTCCCACCACCCCTC is a window encoding:
- a CDS encoding DUF11 domain-containing protein; the encoded protein is MRDYKHAFGIILLLCLGLAPAVAALTSSSFIPAQEMNPEDILEQLLMQGAEAAFVALGPDGVPVVMYGQMGFLGQELDLDNPIYDGCVVMALASTHGELVQYVFDMIGLSGGEGGLMYGLSNQYLPAQEGFNPGSIFDMIGTEFNLLATAFVNVQEGVAAGRMSQILTLLATQFQFSFADLLILRIDENSVPPEMLPLPFDSIDIFLYSVTNSFQSAVNAVFQVMRDGSFADGINKDLIVNARASAAGLLAVPDVKLLIDLVESIGGGGSTPPPMSLTEQPFSSFFTSQLPNVTEPIVIAAAGYVGEQVVSSESTSLGMASLFGTASFTPLSGAISIALMLLPQNVNVTSITPYAENYSFYDNESGMVLWNATNFGAQSDYVVHFQSDDFPPPLTLTRSFAPASPEIGGSTTVTVVLKNNGSVPIENISLSDTGVGSLYSSVTVTGTTSTYAASLAPGATLTLTYTVSFSNEGKYTFPKATANYTYNGNFFTKTTPVDGVLVAATPGSAILQGLMDGMPYTGLVLGLVGLVGLYSVFGIVRGRGGGGGTYQV